In a genomic window of Periophthalmus magnuspinnatus isolate fPerMag1 chromosome 3, fPerMag1.2.pri, whole genome shotgun sequence:
- the ric3a gene encoding protein RIC-3 codes for MSITTCQKVTLISCSVLCVSLFLPRMLLPRAKEDTVQKEVGPGYYPPMMLRAPLSQDSEQLGLDPVHALTHHQTVARLRGIGRKTNLMTQVIPIYGFGILLYIVYIIYKLTCKGNPPKSYHYITTYKAQLDYTKLNEYELVKLQRRLLQTEQMMEMIVSGKSRGAGSGRSKRSKQSKREEKLLRHLRQITELMQEGRLEGTSPEMEAEEVPYFAGWEGYPEETYPQYEEEPWNRKRCKIAPLVVTLSQPTAEALAERMEQEEEDLGPRKLEVLHEEDEEEEEEEEEEEREEEGEKEDEEEVVDVLEEEEEEEEEDESRCLLSPPSPMLASEKKEFLGLELSTELRSHSPGKKITFSEHRDVYRYPREDACEEDKGGQEEEEEAEEEEEEESETEEEVPAVREEPDEEDPVMEAESLQFSCDVGTNPEREAEEETGGALTEAGEDFVPPQGPVPEQQSKHRTISGLRMRNRRDT; via the exons ATGTCCATCACTACGTGCCAAAAGGTCACCCTGATCTcctgctctgtgctctgtgtgtctctgtttctgCCCCGGATGCTGCTGCCTAGAGCCAAGGAGGACACGGTTCAAAAGGAGG TTGGGCCTGGATACTACCCTCCCATGATGCTCCGGGCCCCTCTGTCCCAGGACTCAGAGCAGCTGGGGCTGGACCCTGTGCACGCTCTCACTCACCACCAGACTGTGGCCAGACTGAGAGGCATCGGCCGAAAGACCAACCTCATGACTCAAGTCATCCCCATCTACGGCTTTGGGATCCTCCTCTACATCGTCTACATCATCTACAAG CTGACGTGTAAAGGAAATCCACCTAAATCTTATCACTACATTACGACATACAAGGCACAACTGGACTATACAAAGT TAAATGAGTATGAGCTCGTCAAGCTCCAGCGGAGACTGCTGCAGACGGAGCAGATGATGGAGATGATTGTCTctgggaagagcagaggagctggAAG TGGCCGAAGTAAGAGAAGTAAACAgtcaaagagagaagagaaactaTTGAGACACTTGAGACAGATCACTGAACTGATGCAGGAGGGACGACTGGAGGGAACATCACCTGAGATGGAGGCGGAGGAGGTGCCATATTTTGCTGGCTGGGAAG GTTACCCAGAGGAGACATATCCACAGTATGAAGAGGAGCCCTGGAACAGAAAGAGATGCAAAATAGCGCCTCTAGTGGTGACTCTGAGTCAGCCCACAGCAGAGGCCCTGGCTGAGAggatggagcaggaggaggaagacctgGGCCCGAGGAAACTAGAAGTACTGCacgaggaggatgaagaggaggaggaagaggaggaagaggaggaaagagaggaagaaggagaaa aggaagatgaagaagaagtagtagatgttctagaagaggaggaggaagaggaggaggaagatgagagtAGGTGTCTGCTGAGTCCTCCTTCCCCGATGCTGGCCTCTGAGAAGAAAGAGTTTCTCGGGCTGGAGCTGAGCACAGAGCTGCGCAGCCACAGCccagggaaaaaaatcacctttagTGAGCACCGCGATGTGTACCGTTATCCACGAGAAGACGCCTGTGAAGAGGACaaaggaggacaagaggaagaggaggaagcggaggaggaagaggaggaagaaagtgAGACTGAGGAGGAGGTCCCTGCGGTGAGAGAGGAGCCAGATGAGGAGGATCCCGTCATGGAGGCAGAGAGTCTCCAGTTCAGCTGTGATGTTGGGACAAACCCAGAgagagaagcggaggaggagacagggggcgctctcactGAGGCCGGGGAGGATTTTGTCCCACCACAGGGTCCTGTTCCagagcagcagtctaaacacAGGACCATCAGTGGACTGCGTATGCGAAACAGGAGGGACACATAG